A single window of Desulfovibrio sp. JC010 DNA harbors:
- the mgtE gene encoding magnesium transporter has protein sequence MANPKGIPEPLRRWQEHGKGRAGEVDQRVIDAMHPADAADHIEELGLEEQVKFIKQLPIRDAADSIAEMEEYDQRELIERLNVGMAARILEIMSPDDATDILEGLNDDLRETLLRQIKAEDREEISTLLTFDPDTAGGVMTTEVAIVRDNMTVDQAIAEIRKEVEDKSIPYYAYIVGRRNQLVGVVSMRDLLIARPGKMLTDLTHNQHLISVTYNVDREEVARLIAHYNFLAMPVTDFDHRFIGVVTVDDVIDIINEEASEDMQAMVGAGTDETVDSPWSYSVKKRLPWLVINVLNSAVSAWVVHLFEDNIAKMAMLAVLMPIVANQAGNTGQQALAVMIRQFATEKFDRKKSWEAVLRELKIGLANGICVSFLVLGAVFMLTSNYALAMVMSGALFIDMVLGAVVGGAIPIVLKEFGRDPAQASSIFLTTITDSFGFLSLLGLAGIFLL, from the coding sequence ATGGCTAATCCAAAAGGAATCCCCGAACCACTACGGCGGTGGCAGGAACACGGCAAAGGACGCGCAGGTGAAGTTGACCAGCGCGTTATCGATGCCATGCACCCTGCGGATGCTGCTGACCATATTGAAGAACTCGGTCTGGAAGAACAGGTCAAGTTTATCAAGCAGCTGCCTATCCGCGATGCCGCGGATTCCATTGCCGAGATGGAAGAATATGATCAGCGGGAGCTTATTGAACGGCTCAACGTCGGCATGGCTGCCCGCATTCTTGAGATCATGTCTCCGGATGACGCCACGGACATTCTTGAAGGACTGAATGATGACCTGCGGGAAACCTTGCTCCGTCAGATCAAAGCCGAAGACAGGGAAGAAATCTCGACCCTGCTGACCTTTGATCCCGATACCGCCGGTGGTGTTATGACCACCGAGGTTGCCATAGTCCGCGATAATATGACTGTGGATCAGGCCATTGCTGAAATCCGCAAGGAAGTGGAAGATAAAAGTATTCCCTACTATGCTTATATAGTAGGGCGGCGCAACCAGCTTGTGGGTGTGGTTTCCATGCGCGACCTGCTCATTGCACGGCCCGGGAAAATGCTTACCGACCTGACCCACAACCAGCACCTGATCTCCGTGACCTACAATGTGGACAGGGAAGAAGTTGCGCGGCTCATCGCCCACTATAATTTTCTGGCCATGCCTGTAACAGATTTCGACCACCGCTTCATCGGCGTTGTTACTGTTGACGATGTCATTGACATTATCAATGAAGAGGCCAGTGAAGATATGCAGGCAATGGTTGGTGCGGGTACTGACGAAACGGTTGATTCCCCATGGAGCTATTCGGTTAAAAAACGTCTGCCGTGGCTGGTAATCAACGTGCTTAACTCCGCTGTGTCCGCATGGGTTGTCCATCTCTTTGAGGACAACATCGCCAAGATGGCCATGCTGGCAGTGCTTATGCCCATTGTTGCCAACCAGGCCGGTAATACCGGGCAGCAGGCCCTCGCGGTTATGATCCGCCAGTTTGCCACCGAGAAGTTTGATCGTAAAAAATCATGGGAAGCTGTTCTGCGCGAGCTTAAAATCGGTCTTGCCAATGGAATATGCGTTTCTTTTCTGGTTCTTGGGGCTGTGTTCATGCTGACCAGCAATTATGCGCTGGCAATGGTTATGTCCGGGGCATTGTTCATTGATATGGTGCTCGGCGCGGTGGTTGGCGGGGCGATTCCTATTGTCCTCAAGGAATTCGGTCGTGACCCGGCGCAGGCCTCCTCAATATTCCTGACTACAATAACAGACAGTTTCGGTTTTCTTTCGCTGCTCGGTCTTGCCGGAATATTCCTGCTTTAA
- a CDS encoding glycosyltransferase family 9 protein, which produces MKRALVIQLTRFGDLVQTKRLVLTLQRRGFTVHLCIDRSLEGLARIIYPYCEIHSLIAHGSGIEGQGADTVLPVNYEIFRQLAEIDFKEVYNLNFSPMNYALSSMFDPAKVKGHKRVNGQVMKAPWFELGFRLATERRNNINLVDYWAALSPDMIPAAEVNPAASPGGGGIGVVLAGRESRRSLPYEVLAPLVMAARSTNKNKNIFLLGSKAERDAGRKLMAKFPASVAESTTNLAGETDWKGLADAVCGLDLLITPDTGTMHLGAHLGVPVLGFFLSSAWCSETGPYGKGHTILQADMDCSPCMEAGPCYNKIKCLDPFADPLTVRYVATRKSEHLSKGISVLESDCDFLGTGFVLKAGNDPTGERRQRLRKFIGCHLGLLDIGEHGPFPDLAEKFYKDKDWITP; this is translated from the coding sequence ATGAAACGGGCACTGGTTATACAACTCACAAGATTCGGTGATCTAGTCCAGACCAAACGTCTGGTGCTGACCCTGCAACGTCGCGGTTTTACTGTCCATCTCTGCATAGACAGGTCTTTGGAAGGGCTGGCCCGGATTATTTATCCCTATTGCGAAATCCATTCGCTGATAGCCCATGGCAGCGGAATAGAGGGGCAGGGTGCAGACACGGTACTACCTGTCAACTACGAAATCTTTAGACAATTGGCTGAAATTGATTTCAAGGAAGTGTACAACCTGAATTTTTCGCCCATGAACTATGCCCTTTCATCTATGTTCGATCCCGCAAAGGTCAAGGGGCATAAGCGTGTGAACGGGCAAGTCATGAAAGCACCGTGGTTTGAACTGGGGTTCCGGCTGGCTACCGAGCGACGCAACAATATCAATCTTGTGGATTACTGGGCGGCACTCAGTCCGGACATGATTCCGGCTGCGGAAGTTAATCCCGCAGCCAGTCCCGGCGGAGGCGGAATCGGGGTAGTGCTGGCCGGACGGGAAAGTCGGCGTTCTCTGCCCTATGAAGTTTTGGCCCCGCTGGTTATGGCCGCACGTTCTACAAATAAAAATAAGAATATTTTTCTGCTGGGCAGCAAGGCTGAACGCGATGCCGGAAGGAAGCTTATGGCCAAGTTTCCGGCATCAGTGGCGGAAAGCACGACCAATCTTGCCGGGGAAACCGACTGGAAAGGACTTGCGGATGCTGTTTGCGGACTTGACCTGCTTATTACCCCGGATACCGGGACCATGCATCTGGGCGCACATCTGGGCGTTCCGGTGCTGGGCTTCTTCCTTTCTTCGGCATGGTGTTCCGAGACCGGGCCATATGGTAAAGGGCATACCATTTTGCAGGCGGATATGGATTGCTCTCCATGCATGGAAGCTGGCCCCTGCTACAACAAAATAAAATGTCTGGACCCGTTTGCTGATCCGTTAACAGTCCGTTACGTAGCCACCCGCAAATCTGAACATTTGTCCAAAGGTATTTCTGTACTTGAATCAGATTGCGATTTTCTGGGAACCGGGTTTGTTCTCAAGGCGGGCAATGATCCTACGGGTGAACGCAGGCAAAGACTGCGTAAATTTATCGGCTGCCATCTCGGATTGCTTGATATCGGCGAGCATGGCCCGTTTCCTGATCTGGCGGAAAAATTTTACAAAGATAAAGACTGGATAACTCCTTAA
- a CDS encoding inner membrane protein YpjD gives MSLFELFQYVTIALYLAGTTFFFIGSLKSNKLLGKLGNLSAIGGFALHTLDLLLAVTLYRGTVLSGGYFYFSLLGWSFILVYFGLWWKLRSTFFALTASPLALLLFLVSLASQGLKVTLPTHLAGLFIGLHIGTIFVSIALMAMAAGAGVAFLYLNNKIKTKANLTGMEKEMPSLNTFDNVNHWSIIIGFPLYTLSLASGFLWARAAFSKMFSWDPKEIVTLVVWFLFAFVFHQRIMVGWRGKKPAIMVIIVFVITMISLWGINFFVPTHHSFKA, from the coding sequence ATGAGCTTATTTGAATTATTCCAGTACGTGACTATCGCCCTCTATCTTGCGGGTACGACCTTTTTCTTCATCGGAAGCCTTAAAAGCAACAAGTTGTTGGGAAAACTGGGTAACCTTTCCGCAATTGGCGGATTCGCATTACATACCCTTGACCTGCTCCTGGCTGTCACCCTCTACCGGGGTACGGTTTTAAGCGGTGGCTATTTTTATTTCAGTCTGCTGGGCTGGAGTTTTATTCTTGTCTATTTCGGGTTGTGGTGGAAACTGCGCTCAACTTTTTTCGCGCTTACCGCCTCCCCGCTGGCTCTGCTGCTCTTCCTCGTCTCCCTTGCATCTCAGGGATTGAAAGTAACTCTGCCCACGCATCTGGCAGGACTTTTTATCGGTCTGCATATCGGAACCATTTTTGTCAGCATTGCGCTTATGGCTATGGCTGCCGGGGCCGGAGTGGCTTTTCTTTACCTGAACAATAAAATTAAAACCAAGGCAAACCTGACCGGAATGGAAAAGGAAATGCCTTCGCTGAATACCTTCGACAATGTAAACCATTGGTCGATCATCATTGGATTCCCTCTTTACACTTTGAGTCTTGCTTCCGGTTTCCTCTGGGCCCGGGCAGCTTTCTCCAAAATGTTTTCATGGGATCCCAAAGAAATTGTTACTTTAGTGGTCTGGTTTCTTTTCGCCTTCGTCTTTCACCAGCGTATTATGGTGGGCTGGCGGGGTAAGAAACCGGCAATTATGGTGATCATCGTTTTCGTAATCACCATGATTTCCCTGTGGGGTATCAACTTTTTCGTCCCCACTCACCATAGCTTTAAAGCCTGA
- the tilS gene encoding tRNA lysidine(34) synthetase TilS: MKSLPDKLQDLSPKLAKLCLDIEKFGKQKSGEDFASKSMLVGVSGGIDSTALLIIATLLARKSGGRVFCAHVDHGLRDESAGDRAFVEELCGRLGIPCESLKADVAGYAAQNSMGIEEAGRIIRYDFFKQCLKKFEADFLLLAHHLGDLSEDVVMRLIRGTGWPALAGMDAYDPARKLLRPLLSTKKEDLEEFLRSIDCTWREDKTNDSDDYTRNRVRNRILPLLHEENPSLGTGLLRLKSQAELDEEFWHEQVTDILGRAESDDNGGLFLSCAILNKCHSALRLRVYKKILDDLGSGHALFDSIMQLDQAFEDRKSGSTFQFPGNKVVKVSKTGLLFNMK, encoded by the coding sequence ATGAAATCGTTGCCAGATAAACTTCAAGATTTAAGCCCTAAGCTTGCTAAGCTTTGTTTAGATATTGAAAAGTTCGGCAAACAAAAATCAGGTGAAGACTTTGCTTCTAAATCAATGCTCGTCGGCGTATCCGGCGGCATTGATTCTACTGCTTTACTGATTATCGCTACCCTGCTTGCCCGTAAATCGGGAGGCAGGGTTTTTTGCGCCCATGTGGATCATGGCTTACGGGATGAATCTGCCGGGGACCGTGCTTTTGTTGAGGAATTGTGCGGGCGGCTGGGCATACCTTGCGAGTCACTTAAGGCCGATGTTGCGGGCTATGCCGCTCAAAATTCCATGGGAATCGAAGAAGCCGGACGTATTATTCGATATGACTTTTTCAAGCAGTGCTTGAAGAAATTTGAGGCTGACTTTTTGCTGCTGGCCCATCATCTGGGGGATTTGTCAGAAGATGTGGTCATGCGCTTGATTCGCGGTACAGGCTGGCCAGCACTGGCTGGCATGGATGCATATGATCCGGCAAGAAAACTTCTGCGCCCCCTGCTCTCTACTAAAAAAGAAGATCTTGAAGAATTTTTGCGCTCCATAGATTGCACGTGGCGGGAAGATAAGACTAACGATTCAGACGATTACACCCGCAACCGGGTTCGCAACCGCATCCTGCCATTACTCCATGAAGAGAATCCCAGTCTGGGGACCGGGCTGCTTAGATTAAAAAGTCAGGCTGAGCTTGATGAAGAATTCTGGCATGAACAGGTTACAGATATTTTAGGCCGGGCTGAATCTGATGATAATGGCGGACTCTTTTTATCTTGTGCCATTTTGAACAAATGCCATTCTGCGTTAAGATTGCGGGTTTATAAGAAAATTTTGGATGACCTTGGTTCGGGACATGCCCTTTTTGATTCGATTATGCAGCTCGATCAGGCCTTTGAGGATCGAAAATCAGGTTCCACCTTCCAGTTTCCGGGAAATAAGGTGGTCAAGGTCAGTAAAACAGGGCTCTTATTCAATATGAAATAG
- a CDS encoding glycosyltransferase, translating into MDKNKTLRILVVLPLYGGSLPVGRFCVSALEKMGHLVETFEAPDFYSAYNAIDDLKVTSDRHQYLRNSYLNMLSQAVLAKVETFEPDMVLAMAQAPLTHQALKRLRKDNVKTAMWFVEDFRLFTYWQSFAPFYDVFAVIQKDPFFNELKQIGVENVLYLPLAADPDFHKPQELNPVETRKYGGDVSFMGAGYPNRRMAFRKLIHHGLKIWGNEWDGDHVLEPYLQLEGRRVSSDECVKIFNGTKINLNLHSSINADELVSGGDFINPRTFELAACGAFQLVDKRSLMAEAFDDGELAHFEDLDDLDRKIEYFLSHPKERAAFSERARAKVLKEHTYEVRMQTLIDFTAKQFSDWPAERNVDTLFDTGFPDELKNDIVQLIEKLGLPANVGFDDLVSAVRAQQGQLNPLDTAVLFLDEWKKIYKR; encoded by the coding sequence ATGGATAAGAATAAGACTTTACGGATTTTGGTTGTTCTTCCCTTGTATGGGGGATCACTGCCCGTAGGGCGTTTTTGTGTTTCCGCATTGGAAAAAATGGGTCATCTGGTGGAAACCTTTGAAGCTCCTGATTTTTACAGTGCCTACAATGCCATTGACGATCTTAAGGTAACCTCTGACCGCCATCAGTATTTGCGTAACAGCTATTTGAATATGCTCTCGCAGGCTGTGCTGGCAAAAGTGGAAACATTTGAGCCCGATATGGTGCTGGCCATGGCTCAGGCTCCGCTGACCCATCAGGCCCTGAAAAGGTTGCGCAAAGACAATGTGAAAACCGCCATGTGGTTTGTGGAGGATTTCCGCCTTTTTACCTACTGGCAGTCTTTTGCGCCGTTTTATGATGTCTTCGCAGTTATCCAGAAAGATCCCTTTTTTAATGAATTGAAGCAGATCGGAGTGGAGAATGTTTTGTATCTCCCACTGGCTGCAGATCCGGATTTCCATAAACCGCAGGAACTGAATCCCGTTGAGACCCGCAAATACGGCGGTGACGTATCTTTTATGGGGGCCGGTTATCCCAACAGGCGTATGGCCTTTCGAAAGCTCATTCATCATGGTCTGAAAATCTGGGGCAATGAATGGGATGGGGACCACGTACTTGAACCTTATCTTCAACTTGAAGGAAGGCGCGTATCTTCCGATGAATGTGTGAAAATTTTCAACGGCACCAAGATCAACCTCAACCTGCATTCATCAATCAATGCCGATGAACTGGTCAGCGGGGGGGATTTTATCAATCCGCGAACATTCGAACTGGCTGCCTGCGGAGCATTCCAGCTTGTGGATAAACGGAGCCTCATGGCTGAAGCTTTTGATGACGGTGAACTGGCCCATTTTGAAGACCTTGATGATCTTGATCGTAAGATAGAATATTTTCTCAGTCACCCCAAGGAGCGCGCAGCATTCAGCGAAAGGGCACGGGCTAAGGTACTTAAAGAGCATACTTATGAAGTAAGAATGCAGACCCTGATTGATTTTACCGCAAAGCAGTTTTCTGATTGGCCTGCGGAAAGGAATGTTGACACTCTTTTTGACACCGGCTTCCCTGATGAATTGAAAAATGATATTGTTCAACTGATTGAAAAACTGGGTTTGCCTGCAAATGTTGGATTTGATGATCTCGTATCCGCAGTTAGAGCACAGCAAGGACAGTTGAATCCGTTGGACACAGCGGTCCTTTTTCTTGATGAATGGAAAAAAATATATAAAAGATAG
- a CDS encoding transferase has protein sequence MRRVKKLINHIISRVNVNLRPMGLDVEQALTSTINVDKLTEAYAYYALSIDHPIYFRFRESNLGGSYFLGKCDVDRSIIIRSDIRGDELKTEGTEVEFGGIKTELYRDEIIQVVNSFLFKTLVHNHSRNPEIPEFFRILNTVAMHYANIHGTTTEGAYLGAFATADLSVLHNCILGNYCYVQAGDLSKVCIDPGRIWIKAEGKYEFDYRYPQATLEKYISWDQNGELVGLFADFLKGRRSDFLPVYDSLSDSFPVWVPENAFVSRYAVVKGDCEIGENCLVAQRAYVENSVLGAGSNAQENSFIVDTKFDGLVVVAHGGKMVHSHIGKNVFIGFNSFLHGTDENKVSVGAGSIVMPHTIIHASEPIDIPDETIVWGYITKQSDLVGQSMSLADFSKEKAFSIGRMSFKGDGAAFISDFQHRIEHILQENGARYNGDKESRGHAQRTQYVSYNLFQPYLAGEKQGMFPTIIVEDD, from the coding sequence ATGAGAAGAGTCAAAAAACTTATCAATCATATTATATCAAGGGTTAATGTAAACCTCCGCCCCATGGGACTGGATGTGGAGCAGGCCCTGACCAGTACCATCAATGTTGACAAGCTGACCGAGGCTTATGCCTATTACGCATTGTCCATCGATCATCCCATTTATTTCCGATTCCGGGAAAGCAATCTCGGCGGATCATATTTTCTGGGCAAATGTGATGTGGACCGTTCGATCATCATCCGCAGCGACATTCGCGGTGACGAACTTAAAACCGAAGGCACTGAAGTAGAATTCGGCGGCATCAAGACCGAGCTTTACCGCGATGAGATCATTCAGGTGGTTAACAGCTTCCTTTTCAAGACACTGGTGCACAACCATTCACGCAATCCGGAAATCCCTGAATTCTTCCGTATTCTGAACACCGTGGCCATGCATTACGCCAACATTCATGGCACCACCACAGAAGGTGCCTATCTGGGCGCATTCGCTACTGCCGACCTTTCCGTACTGCACAACTGCATCCTCGGTAACTACTGCTACGTGCAGGCCGGGGATCTTTCCAAGGTCTGTATTGATCCGGGACGTATCTGGATCAAGGCTGAAGGTAAATATGAATTCGACTACCGCTATCCGCAGGCAACCCTTGAAAAGTACATTTCATGGGACCAGAACGGCGAACTGGTAGGTCTTTTTGCGGATTTCCTTAAAGGACGCCGCAGCGACTTTCTGCCTGTCTATGATTCCCTGTCCGATTCATTTCCGGTCTGGGTGCCTGAAAATGCTTTTGTCAGCCGTTATGCCGTTGTCAAAGGGGATTGCGAAATCGGTGAGAACTGCCTCGTGGCCCAGCGGGCATACGTTGAGAATTCCGTGCTCGGTGCCGGATCCAATGCTCAGGAAAACAGCTTTATCGTCGACACCAAGTTCGACGGATTAGTCGTAGTCGCCCACGGTGGTAAGATGGTTCATTCCCATATCGGGAAGAATGTATTCATCGGGTTTAACTCGTTCCTGCACGGAACAGATGAAAATAAGGTTTCTGTTGGCGCAGGATCGATTGTCATGCCGCATACCATTATCCATGCTTCCGAGCCTATTGATATCCCTGATGAAACCATTGTCTGGGGCTACATCACCAAGCAGAGTGATCTGGTCGGCCAGTCCATGTCTCTTGCTGATTTCTCCAAGGAGAAAGCATTCAGTATCGGCCGCATGAGCTTCAAAGGCGATGGTGCGGCATTTATCAGTGATTTTCAGCACCGTATTGAGCATATTCTGCAGGAAAACGGTGCCCGCTATAACGGCGACAAGGAGAGCAGGGGACACGCACAGAGAACGCAGTACGTTTCCTACAACCTGTTCCAGCCCTATCTGGCCGGGGAAAAGCAGGGCATGTTCCCGACTATTATTGTGGAAGATGATTAA
- the hemA gene encoding glutamyl-tRNA reductase, with translation MDHNIYLIGLNHRSAGVDVRERYALTNVEEFEDGLLEFGVREVMALSTCNRVEILVVCSPGITQTNILEYWAKRCCGSVSELEPNTYCHESLNAVKHLFRVACSLDSMIVGEPQILGQLKDSYRKAVDAGAARVIINRMLHKAFFVAKRVRTETSIASSAVSISYAAVELAKKIFGELQGQRAMLVGAGEMAELAATHLLNSGVEKISIANRTYSRAEGLAECMGGSAVPFENLYDHLVDADIIISSTGAHHAVISAKEMKKVIKKRKFRPMFFIDIAVPRDIDPDVNGLDNVYLYDIDDLKDVVEENKSQREDEAVKANSIVEFETLSFGNWINSLDLQPTIVDLFNRSESVAQQELAKTLKRLGEVDAKTHKALETMAMSIGKKLLHEPVAFLKRRTEEEGKADEFVDLARRMFNLDNETIPADAHCGRKKNSNPEN, from the coding sequence ATGGATCATAATATTTACCTTATCGGCCTCAACCACCGCTCCGCCGGAGTGGATGTGCGTGAGCGTTACGCCCTGACCAATGTAGAGGAGTTCGAAGACGGACTGCTTGAATTCGGTGTGCGTGAAGTAATGGCCTTATCTACCTGTAACAGGGTCGAAATCCTTGTTGTCTGCTCTCCGGGAATCACCCAGACCAATATCCTTGAGTACTGGGCCAAGCGGTGCTGCGGTTCTGTGAGCGAACTGGAACCAAACACCTATTGCCACGAGAGCTTAAACGCTGTGAAGCATCTCTTCCGCGTAGCCTGCAGCCTTGATTCCATGATTGTAGGTGAACCCCAGATTCTGGGACAGCTCAAGGATTCCTACCGCAAAGCCGTAGATGCCGGGGCCGCACGGGTTATCATCAACCGTATGCTGCACAAGGCTTTCTTTGTCGCTAAAAGGGTCCGCACCGAAACATCCATCGCCTCCAGTGCTGTTTCCATCAGCTATGCTGCGGTTGAACTTGCCAAGAAGATTTTCGGTGAACTGCAAGGCCAGCGGGCCATGCTCGTCGGAGCCGGGGAAATGGCGGAGCTTGCCGCCACGCATCTGCTGAACAGTGGTGTGGAAAAGATTTCCATTGCCAACCGTACTTATTCCCGTGCTGAAGGTCTGGCCGAATGCATGGGCGGAAGCGCGGTGCCTTTTGAAAATCTGTATGACCATCTGGTTGATGCCGATATTATTATCAGTTCCACCGGTGCCCACCATGCGGTCATCTCCGCCAAAGAGATGAAAAAGGTCATCAAAAAGCGCAAATTCAGGCCCATGTTCTTCATCGACATTGCCGTACCCCGCGATATCGACCCGGACGTAAACGGTCTGGACAACGTCTATCTTTACGATATTGACGATCTTAAAGATGTAGTTGAAGAAAATAAATCCCAGCGCGAAGATGAAGCGGTCAAAGCCAATTCCATCGTTGAATTCGAGACCCTTTCCTTCGGCAACTGGATCAACTCTCTCGATTTGCAGCCCACAATTGTGGACCTTTTCAACCGCAGTGAATCCGTGGCCCAGCAGGAGCTTGCCAAGACTCTCAAGAGGCTCGGCGAAGTTGACGCCAAGACTCACAAAGCCCTTGAAACCATGGCCATGTCCATCGGCAAGAAGCTGCTTCACGAGCCTGTGGCTTTCCTCAAGCGTCGTACTGAGGAAGAAGGCAAGGCTGATGAATTCGTTGATCTTGCCCGGCGCATGTTCAACCTCGACAATGAAACCATTCCTGCGGACGCCCATTGCGGACGCAAGAAGAATAGCAACCCGGAAAATTAA
- a CDS encoding adenylate kinase, with protein sequence MNILIFGPNGSGKGTQGALAKKKYDLDHIESGAIFRKHIGGGTELGMKAKEYIDKGELVPDDITIPMVLDVLQSSGENGWLLDGFPRSIVQAEKLWEALEKDGVKLDYVIEILLPREVAKNRIMGRRLCENDPNHPNNKFIDAIKPDGDKCRVCGGALSERADDQDEEAISKRHDIYYDDKTGTVAAAYFYKDLAPKAGFKYIELNGEGTIDEIKETLMGQLS encoded by the coding sequence ATGAATATTCTTATTTTTGGACCCAACGGTAGTGGTAAAGGAACTCAGGGCGCTCTTGCTAAGAAAAAATACGACCTCGATCACATCGAATCCGGCGCAATCTTCCGTAAGCACATCGGTGGCGGCACCGAGCTCGGCATGAAAGCTAAAGAGTACATCGACAAAGGTGAACTCGTTCCTGATGATATCACCATCCCCATGGTTCTCGACGTTCTCCAGTCTTCCGGCGAAAACGGCTGGCTGCTCGACGGTTTCCCCCGTTCTATCGTACAGGCTGAAAAGCTCTGGGAAGCTCTCGAAAAAGACGGCGTAAAGCTCGACTACGTTATCGAAATCCTGCTGCCCCGCGAAGTTGCTAAAAACCGCATCATGGGCCGTCGCCTCTGCGAAAACGATCCCAACCACCCCAACAACAAATTCATCGACGCTATCAAGCCCGACGGAGACAAATGTCGCGTATGCGGCGGTGCTCTCTCCGAGCGCGCTGATGACCAGGATGAAGAAGCAATCAGCAAACGTCACGACATCTACTACGATGACAAGACCGGTACTGTTGCAGCAGCATACTTCTACAAAGATCTGGCTCCTAAAGCCGGCTTCAAATACATCGAACTCAATGGTGAAGGTACCATCGACGAGATCAAAGAAACCCTCATGGGTCAGCTCTCCTAG
- a CDS encoding protein-glutamate O-methyltransferase CheR: MSGLFSGKGFSGKIKITQNEFVQLRDIIYELSGIYLQDNRKFLIENRFAPRLSELNLKSYSAYINYLKNHNKGKTEELSMLTELITTNETSFFRDNSQLKVFRNHTLKKIIDESNKTGRREIKIWSAGCSSGEEPYTLAIILHEALKDEIRKWRISITANDISTNVLKMAQKGIYTRHALRTTPIHIVKKYFKDRGNEVFQLNPEVKRLVRFGKINLNLDRDVARIPKSNVIFCRNVIIYFDKNMKKKVLSNFHNNLLDNGHLYVGHSESLHFVKDKFKPRQHAGTITYHKI; the protein is encoded by the coding sequence ATGAGTGGTTTGTTTTCAGGAAAAGGATTCAGCGGTAAAATAAAAATTACTCAGAATGAATTTGTACAGCTCAGAGACATTATCTATGAGCTGTCCGGTATATATTTGCAGGACAACAGAAAATTCCTGATTGAAAACAGGTTTGCTCCCCGTCTTTCTGAATTGAATCTGAAGAGTTATTCCGCATATATAAATTACCTGAAAAATCATAATAAAGGAAAAACCGAAGAGCTGAGTATGCTCACGGAATTGATCACGACCAATGAGACCAGTTTTTTCAGAGATAATTCTCAACTGAAGGTTTTCAGAAATCATACCCTTAAAAAAATTATTGATGAGAGTAATAAAACCGGACGCCGTGAGATTAAAATCTGGTCTGCGGGCTGTTCATCCGGTGAAGAGCCGTACACCCTTGCCATTATCCTGCATGAAGCACTGAAGGATGAAATCCGCAAATGGCGAATCAGCATTACCGCCAATGACATTTCGACCAATGTTTTAAAAATGGCACAAAAAGGAATTTACACCCGCCACGCACTAAGAACCACCCCGATTCACATTGTTAAAAAATATTTTAAGGACAGGGGAAATGAGGTCTTTCAATTAAATCCTGAAGTAAAACGATTGGTCAGGTTTGGTAAAATCAATTTGAATCTGGATCGTGACGTTGCCAGGATTCCCAAGTCCAACGTAATCTTCTGCCGCAATGTGATTATTTATTTCGATAAGAACATGAAAAAGAAAGTCCTCAGCAATTTTCATAATAATTTGCTTGATAACGGACACTTATATGTGGGACACTCTGAATCACTTCATTTTGTAAAGGACAAATTCAAACCGAGGCAGCACGCTGGAACTATTACTTATCATAAAATTTGA
- a CDS encoding bifunctional precorrin-2 dehydrogenase/sirohydrochlorin ferrochelatase: protein MTYYPIFLKVENRNCLLVGAGAVGVRKLKSILECGPAQVTVLDTAQPSPEMLEISRDPRVKFEQRPFRDNDLDAVFIAFACTSNTGLNRRITDLCAEKNILCNIADFPEGSNFIVPSVIRQGDLTLAVSSGGCTPAFTKKIRRELQDIFGPHYAAFITLMGRIRPLVLDLGKETSHNTALFRQLVGSPILDELEAGNMDRVKEILTSTLPQELVPRIPELIDELI, encoded by the coding sequence ATGACCTACTACCCTATTTTTCTCAAAGTGGAAAACCGCAATTGCCTGCTGGTCGGTGCCGGGGCTGTCGGAGTGCGTAAGCTCAAGTCCATACTTGAGTGCGGCCCCGCACAGGTAACCGTGCTCGATACAGCACAGCCAAGCCCGGAGATGCTCGAAATCAGCCGTGATCCACGGGTGAAATTTGAACAGCGGCCATTCCGTGACAACGATCTGGATGCCGTATTCATAGCCTTTGCCTGCACCAGCAATACGGGACTGAACCGACGCATAACCGATCTCTGTGCTGAAAAAAATATTCTCTGCAATATCGCTGACTTTCCCGAAGGAAGCAACTTTATTGTTCCCTCGGTCATCAGGCAGGGAGATTTAACGCTGGCCGTGTCTTCCGGTGGTTGCACCCCTGCTTTCACCAAGAAAATACGCCGCGAACTGCAGGATATTTTCGGGCCGCATTACGCTGCGTTTATTACTTTAATGGGAAGAATAAGACCGCTGGTCCTTGACCTCGGCAAGGAAACAAGCCACAACACCGCTTTGTTCAGGCAACTTGTCGGGTCCCCGATTTTAGATGAACTGGAGGCTGGAAACATGGACCGGGTAAAGGAAATTCTGACCTCTACTCTGCCCCAAGAACTTGTTCCCCGTATACCGGAGTTAATTGATGAGCTTATTTGA